DNA sequence from the Hyalangium ruber genome:
CTCCAGGCCCGTCAGCTCCATCACCATCGTCTGGTAGTTGAGCAGCGCCTCCAGACGACCTTGGGCGATCTCCGCCTGGTAGGGCGTGTACTGCGTGTACCAGCCCGGGTTCTGGAAGATGTTGCGCAGGATGACGTTCGGCGTGTGGGTACCGGAGTAGCCCATGCCGATGAAGCTCTTGAAGACCCGGTTCTTCGCCGCGATGCCCTCGAGCGCCGCCAGCAGCTCGTGCTCACCCTGCCCCGCCGGCAGCCGCAGCGGCTCCTTGGAGCGGATGGCCTGGGGGATCGTCCGGTCGATGAACGCGTCCAGAGAGCTGGCATCCAGCACGGCCAGCATGGCCTTCAGCTCATGGTCATCCGGCCCGATGTGACGACCGGCGAAGGACTCCTGATACTTCCAGTTAAGGGACATGATGTTCGAGCGCTCGCGTGCGAGAGAATTCAAAGGCCGTGCGTAACAACCGGCGCGCGCGGATTCAGCCTGGGTTCGGCACTAGGCCTTCTTGACCAGGGTTTCGTAGGCCGCGGCGTCCATGAGCTCGCCCAGCTGCTGGGCATCCGAGGGCTCGATCTCGACGATCCAGCCGCTGCCGTAGGGGTCCGCGTTCACCGTCTGCGGGTTGTCGGAAAGCACGTCGTTCACCTTCACCACCTTGCCGCTGAGGGGTGCGAACAGCTCGGACACCGCCTTGGTGGACTCGATGACGCCGAACTGCTTACCCGCCGTGAGGGTGGAGCCCACCTTGGGCAGCTCCACGTACACCACGTCCCCCAGCGCCTCCTGCGCGTGAGCGGTGACGCCGATGATGACCGTGTTGCCCTGCTGGCGGGCCCACTCGTGGTCCTTGGTGTACTTCAGGTCCTTGGGGATGTCGGACATAGCGTTTGCTCCTCAGGCCAGGGGCCTACGGCTTTTTCCAGAAAGGGGTCTTCACGACCTGGGCGGCCACGGAGCGGCCACGGATCTCCACCTCGAAGGTGGAGCCCTCGGCCGCCAGCTCGGTGGGCACGTAGCCCATGCCAATCGGCTTCTTCACCGAGGGGCCCATCGTGCCGCTGGTCACCTCGCCCACCCGCTGCCCATCCTTGAGGATGGGGTAGCCATGGCGCGGAATGCCGCTGCCCGTCAGCTCGAAGCCCACCAGCTTGCGCTTGAGGCCCTCGGCCTTCTGCTTCTCCAGGGCCTGCTTGCCGATGAAGCCGCCGGGCTTGTCGAGTTTGACGATCCAGCCCAGACCCGCCTCCAACGCGGTATGGGCATCGTCGATGTCGTTGCCATAGAGCGCGTACTTCATCTCCGTGCGCAGGCTGTCGCGGGCGCCCAGGCCGCACGGCTTCACGCCGTCCGCCTGGCCTCCCTCCAGCAGTGCGTTCCAGAGCTTCTCCGCGTCGTTGGGCGCGCAGTACAGCTCGAACCCGTCCTCGCCGGTGTAGCCGGTGCGGGAGATGATGCACTTGACGCCCGCCACCTCGCCCTCGGTGAAGCGGTAGGTGTCCACCTGGGCCTTGGACACGTTCGTCTTCGTCAGGCGCTGCACCAGGCCCTCGGCCTTGGGGCCCTGCACGGCGATCTGCGCGTAGTCGTCTCCCCGGTCCACGGGCTTCACGCCCTGGGCGTGCTCGCGCATCCAGGCGAAGTCCTTCTCGCGGTTGGAGGAGTTGACGCAGATGAAGATGCGCTCAGGGGAGAAGCGGTAGGCGACGACGTCGTCCACGAAGGTGCCCTGCTCGTTGAGCAACCCCGCGTAGACCGCCTGCCCGTCCTTGCACCGGGCGAGATCATTGGAGATGAGCCGGTTGGCCGCCTCCAGGGCGCCGGGACCGGAGAACTCGATCTCGCCCATATGGGACACGTCGAAGAGCCCCACGGCGGTGCGCACGGTCTCGTGCTCGCCGAGGATGGAAGAGTACTGGACGGGCATGTCCCAGCCCGCGAAGTCGACCATTCGAGCGCCCAACTTGCGATGGGCCTCGT
Encoded proteins:
- the gcvH gene encoding glycine cleavage system protein GcvH gives rise to the protein MSDIPKDLKYTKDHEWARQQGNTVIIGVTAHAQEALGDVVYVELPKVGSTLTAGKQFGVIESTKAVSELFAPLSGKVVKVNDVLSDNPQTVNADPYGSGWIVEIEPSDAQQLGELMDAAAYETLVKKA
- the gcvT gene encoding glycine cleavage system aminomethyltransferase GcvT yields the protein MARRTPLNEAHRKLGARMVDFAGWDMPVQYSSILGEHETVRTAVGLFDVSHMGEIEFSGPGALEAANRLISNDLARCKDGQAVYAGLLNEQGTFVDDVVAYRFSPERIFICVNSSNREKDFAWMREHAQGVKPVDRGDDYAQIAVQGPKAEGLVQRLTKTNVSKAQVDTYRFTEGEVAGVKCIISRTGYTGEDGFELYCAPNDAEKLWNALLEGGQADGVKPCGLGARDSLRTEMKYALYGNDIDDAHTALEAGLGWIVKLDKPGGFIGKQALEKQKAEGLKRKLVGFELTGSGIPRHGYPILKDGQRVGEVTSGTMGPSVKKPIGMGYVPTELAAEGSTFEVEIRGRSVAAQVVKTPFWKKP